The Steroidobacteraceae bacterium genomic interval GGGCTGCTCAGATCCTGACTGCCGGCCGACGCTTCGGACACTTTGATCGTCCCGGCGCAAGTGGGCGAGCTGCGTATTGTCGAATTCCTGTAGGACGAATGCCGAATTCCCATTGATAGTTCGCTGGGCAATGGCGCCACCGCGCTGATGGTGGCTGCAGAGGCCGGTGAAGCCATTGTTGTGGAAGCGTTGCTGCGGCGAGGCGCGGATCCTTTGCGCAAGAACAGCATGAAGGCCAACGCCCTGCATCATGCCATCGCCTTTCGCTAGGTCGTCACCGTCAAGCTGTTGCTTTCCTCGCGCCCGGAACTATTGTCTGTCGATGCGCCGAACGGGGTATCCGTGTCTCAGCTCGCGGAAAATACCCGTAATCGATGCACGATTGATGCTGTTCAAGCAGCGACTAACAAACATTGATCTGTAGGCACGCATTGCTTGGGCTGTTACCGCGGGGGCACCTCCGTGTCTTCGGCGAGCGCCAAGGCTTCACGGGGCACGACAAAATCGCCGGGAGCGATTTTGAACCGCGGAATGCGGGCTCGCGAAGCGAGCGAGGACAGGAAAGTCCGAGTCAATGCTGGACGCGGTCAGCTTGGTTCACATGAATGGAAGGGTCTACGACCCGAAAATTGGGCGGTTCATGTCTGCAGATCCGTTTATCGACTGTGCTGCAAATTCACAAGGTTGGAACCGCTACACGTACGTCAAGAATCGCCCGCTGTCGCTTTGGGACCCGAGCGGCTTCGGTTCGAGGATTCGTGTTTGGCGCGAAGACGGTGGCCCCCCGATTGGAGGCAACAGCGCCGCCTATTTTGGTGATCTTGGCAGCGCGGCAAACAACGGTGCAATTGGGTCGGGAGGCGATAGCACCGGCCCGCGCGGTGGCGCGACCGGCGCTGGCGGAGTGCCGCCGGGTGTCAGCGCGGGAGATGGTAGCGTCAGTGACAAGAAAGAGGAGGTGACTGTGACCGGAAAGCGCTACAGCAAGTGCATGAAAGACTGTTTGCGTGATGTTCGCGCTCACGCGACCGGTACTGCGAACATGCTACTTAATAGCGCGATGTTGGCGCCCTCTTTCCGAATGAGTCGGTTAGATCGTCGGGCTGGCGCTATTCTGGCGCTGTCTCCTATCGCCGCATACGGTGTAGGATATGTTGCGGGCAGGAGCGATGGATTTCTTGGGCAACTGTCTGCGGTTGGATTGTCCATACTTACTTCTGCTGGCACTTCGCGGTTACTAACCTCAAATGTCGACGATGTCGTAGCGGATGCCGCTGGTGCAATAACTGGCGAGTTAGTCGGACGTGTATCTTCGCCCTCGCAGCAATTCGCGTATGGAGGCGCCGCTGGAGGCGCGGTAGCAGGTTTCCTGCTGCGAAATACGTGGGCCACCCGATCGCTCATTGCGTTTAGAAATTCGGTTCTGGGTGCAGGCGGAGGCCTCATCGCAGGCCAAGCTTACGACCGGATCATGCGCGAAGGGTACTGGAACTGCGACAGTAAATGTGCAGGATCCAATTGACAGTACCTAGCGCAACCTGCCCGAAACCGTCCCGACGCAGGCGTTGGTTGGCCCTTGTTGTTTCGGGCCTTTACGTTGCTTTTGTGACGTACGTCGCCGCAAGAGTGCCCGCGAATGCAGTGCCTGTGCCAAGGCCATTTGACACACCGCTGCTACTAATGTTTTTTTTGCTCGGAGCACACTATTTGGCAAAGTCCGTATTGAGCGGCAATTGGAACCCGATTACATATATCG includes:
- a CDS encoding ankyrin repeat domain-containing protein, which gives rise to MDSSLGNGATALMVAAEAGEAIVVEALLRRGADPLRKNSMKANALHHAIAFR
- a CDS encoding RHS repeat-associated core domain-containing protein; this encodes MLDAVSLVHMNGRVYDPKIGRFMSADPFIDCAANSQGWNRYTYVKNRPLSLWDPSGFGSRIRVWREDGGPPIGGNSAAYFGDLGSAANNGAIGSGGDSTGPRGGATGAGGVPPGVSAGDGSVSDKKEEVTVTGKRYSKCMKDCLRDVRAHATGTANMLLNSAMLAPSFRMSRLDRRAGAILALSPIAAYGVGYVAGRSDGFLGQLSAVGLSILTSAGTSRLLTSNVDDVVADAAGAITGELVGRVSSPSQQFAYGGAAGGAVAGFLLRNTWATRSLIAFRNSVLGAGGGLIAGQAYDRIMREGYWNCDSKCAGSN